TACTCGCCATCGACCACAGCAACTGATCGGCCCGCGTCAAACAATTTGCGTTCCACGGCTTGCGCGATCGAAGTCTTGCCGCTCCCGGTCAGCCCCGTCAGCAGCACCGTGGCTGGTTTCTGTCCGAATCGTGCCAAACGCTCTTCCGCGGTCACGGCCGAGAGAGTGTCGCCGGAATCATCCGATGAAGCTTCGTCGTCCCAAACCGACTTGTGACTTCCGGTGGTCCCGCGATCCAGGATCATGCCCGCGGCAACGGTCGCATTCGTGATCCGATCGACCAGGATGATCGCTCCCGTGGTTCGGTTGCGACGGTATGGGTCGTAGTGAATCGGTGCCGACAAAGACAATCGAACACGTCCGATTTCGTTCAGTTCCAGAGTAGGTGCTGGCAAGCGATGCAGGTCGTTCACATCGACTTTGTAAGCCAACGTTTCAACATTCCCTGGGACCGTTTGAGTGGTGTGTTTGACGAGGTACGTCTTGCCAGGAACCATCGCCTCTTCATTCATCCAAACCAACATCGCTTCGACGTCGGATCCGCTTCGTGGCATGTTGCCACTGCGAACGATCATGTCACCGCGACTGGCATCGATTTCATCTTCCAATGTCAGCGTCACCGCCAATGGAGCGTAGGCTTCATCCAAGTTGCCGTCGTAGGTGACGATTTCTTTGACCTTGGACTTCTGACGACTGGGCAGGACGGTGACCTCTTCGCCTGTGCGGATGATCCCGGATGCGATCGTCCCACAGAACCCACGAAAGTTGAGGTTGGGACGATTGACGTATTGAACCGGCAATCGGAAATCTTGCAGGTTGCGATCCGAACCGATGTAAACGGTTTCCAAGAAATTCATCAACGTGCTGCCGGTGTACCACGGCATGTTCTCGCTGCGGTCAACCAAGTTGTCGCCATTGAGAGCACTGATCGGAATGAAGTGCAGGTCAGGCAAGTCCAAGCGGGTGGCGAAATTGCGATAGTCTTCGCAGATCTCGTTGAAGCGTTCTTCGCTGTATTCGACACCGTCGATGTCCATCTTGTTGACCGCCACGACCACGTGACGGATGCCCAACAACGAAACGATGAACGAGTGGCGACGGGTTTGGGTCAGCACCCCGTGCCGCGCGTCGATCAGGATGATCGCCAGGTCCGCGCTGCTGGCACCGGTCGCCATGTTCCGCGTGTATTGTTCGTGACCGGGCGTGTCAGCGATGATGAATTTGCGTTTCGCTGTGCTGAAGTAGCGGTAGGCGACATCGATCGTGATGCCCTGCTCGCGTTCTTCTTTCAAACCGTCCATGAACAACGAGGGGTCGAATCCACCTGCCACGCTGCCTTGACGAACGGAGTCACTTTGGACCTTCGCCAATTCGTCTTCGTAGACCAACTTGGAATCGTAGAGCAGGCGGCCGATCAACGTGCTCTTGCCATCATCCACGCTGCCGCAGGTGATGAAACGCAACAATTGCTTTTGCTCATGCTGCTTCAGATAAGCATCGATGTCGGAGGCGATCAGATCAGATTGATGAGACATAGGAGGACAGCTTTTAGCAGTTAGCCGTTAGCTTCTAGCAACAGCCGATCGGAGGTACAGATTACGTTGAGACGGGCGCGAATGCCGCTTGGGCGGCACCGCTACCGACGAGCTAGCCGCTAGCTGCTAGTAGCCAGCAGCGGATCGCAAAGCGATCAAAAGTAGCCGCGTTCTTTTTTCTTTTGCATGCCGACGCCGCCTTCGTCTTGGTCAATGATTCGACCCTGGCGTTCACTGGTGCGGGTCAGCAGCATCTCTTGGATGACCTCGGGCAGTGTCGTCGCTTCGCTCTCGACCGCTCCGGAAAGCGGGTAACAACCCAGGGTTCGGAATCGCACCATCCGGGTCTCTTCTTTCTCGCCCGGCAACAAGGGCATGCGATCGTCATCACGCATCAACAACATTCCATCGCGATTGACGACTTGGCGAGGTTCCGACAGATACAGCGGCACGATGGGGATGTTTTCCATGTGGATGTACTGCCACACATCCAATTCGGTCCAGTTGCTCATCGGAAAGACGCGAATCGACTCGCCTTTGTTGACCCGACCGTTGTACAGGTTCCAAAGTTCGGGGCGTTGATTCTTGGGGTCCCAGCGGTGCGATTTATCGCGGAAGCTGAACACGCGTTCTTTAGCGCGGCTTTTTTCTTCGTCGCGACGGGCACCACCAAACGCGGCGTCAAATTGGTACATGTCCAACGCGGCCTTGAGCGCGTCGGTTTTCATCAATTCAGTGTGTCGCTCGCTGTCTTCCCACGGAGGGATGTTGGCTTTCAAGCCCTCTTCGTTGATGTGCACCAGCACATCCAAACCCAACGTGCCACGAACATATTTTTCGCGGTGCTCGATCATGTCCTTGAACTTGTACGTCGTGTCGACGTGCAACAACGGGAAGGGCAACTTCGCAGGGTAAAATGCTTTCAGGGCCAAGTGAAGCAGCACCGCGGAGTCTTTGCCGATCGAGTACAGCATCACAGGTTTTTGGAACTC
The Rhodopirellula islandica DNA segment above includes these coding regions:
- the cysN gene encoding sulfate adenylyltransferase subunit CysN → MSHQSDLIASDIDAYLKQHEQKQLLRFITCGSVDDGKSTLIGRLLYDSKLVYEDELAKVQSDSVRQGSVAGGFDPSLFMDGLKEEREQGITIDVAYRYFSTAKRKFIIADTPGHEQYTRNMATGASSADLAIILIDARHGVLTQTRRHSFIVSLLGIRHVVVAVNKMDIDGVEYSEERFNEICEDYRNFATRLDLPDLHFIPISALNGDNLVDRSENMPWYTGSTLMNFLETVYIGSDRNLQDFRLPVQYVNRPNLNFRGFCGTIASGIIRTGEEVTVLPSRQKSKVKEIVTYDGNLDEAYAPLAVTLTLEDEIDASRGDMIVRSGNMPRSGSDVEAMLVWMNEEAMVPGKTYLVKHTTQTVPGNVETLAYKVDVNDLHRLPAPTLELNEIGRVRLSLSAPIHYDPYRRNRTTGAIILVDRITNATVAAGMILDRGTTGSHKSVWDDEASSDDSGDTLSAVTAEERLARFGQKPATVLLTGLTGSGKTSIAQAVERKLFDAGRSVAVVDGEYVRRGLSRDLGFSADDRSENLRRSGHLAHTLNDAGLICLASLVAPSDDVRQKVSKLIGEDQFLVVHVATPLEVCRERDTKGQYAKADAGELANFPGVTATYDVPSDPDLAVDASTTSIADCADAVVELLKSKGFIK
- the cysD gene encoding sulfate adenylyltransferase subunit CysD, which encodes MSDYSLTHLKQLEAESIHIFREVVSEFQKPVMLYSIGKDSAVLLHLALKAFYPAKLPFPLLHVDTTYKFKDMIEHREKYVRGTLGLDVLVHINEEGLKANIPPWEDSERHTELMKTDALKAALDMYQFDAAFGGARRDEEKSRAKERVFSFRDKSHRWDPKNQRPELWNLYNGRVNKGESIRVFPMSNWTELDVWQYIHMENIPIVPLYLSEPRQVVNRDGMLLMRDDDRMPLLPGEKEETRMVRFRTLGCYPLSGAVESEATTLPEVIQEMLLTRTSERQGRIIDQDEGGVGMQKKKERGYF